The genomic segment GTTGAAGAGAAAAGTACAGCCGAAAAAATAGAGGTCGATTCAGAAGCATCAACTGTTAAGGCCGAAGTCAATGGAGATGCTGACAAAGCTGAGACTGCTGATGCTCCAGCTGAAGACACTGCCATTGAAGTTATTGATGAAAAAGtgaaggagggagaaactgagAAGGAAACAGAGACTACTCAACCTGTCCAGGAGACCACCTTGTCTTCTTTCAGAAAACTCTTCAATGGAGGGCTTTTCTCAAACCTGAGAAAGAAAGCAAGCATCAAGAAgacaaaagatgaagaagacaagGAAACAGCTGTTGAAGAAGAGACAGTCAAATTAGAAGAAACTTCTGCTACAGTGGAAGAGAAGGTTGAGAAGGACGAGGTGGAGCAGGAACCCAAGGAAGCAGTACCAGTAACTACTgttgaagaagaaacagaaccaAAGGAGGCAACATTAGAGGTAGTAAAATCAGAGACTGACTCATCTGTGATGGCTGAAACACCTGCTGAAACACCTGCTGAAACTACTACTACTGAAGAGCCCAAACAAGAAAAGGCAAAGGCTGAAGCTTGTGCAGAAGAGGAGAAGGCCCCAGCTGTGGTGTTAGTTGAGCCAGAGCTGCTATCCTCACAAGAGAAATCCAAGCCACAGGGAAGCCCCCTGAAGAAGCTTTTCACTGGTGCTGGCTTAAAGAAACTCTCAACTAAGAAacagaagacaaagaaagataATGAGTCCAAGCTCACTGAGTCTGGGGAACAGGTTACCGAGCAGCTTCAATCCTCCTCTGATTCTGCAGATGCCCCAAAAGCTGAGAGTGGCCCCTCATCCCCAGAAGATTCAGGAGAACATGTAATAGCTGTGGCAGTGCCCCAGACTGAGTCTTCACAAGAGACTGATGTTGAAGTTGCCTCtgatggagagaagaaaaaagagggTATCATTGCATGGTCCTCCTTCAAGAAACTGGTAACACCCAAAAGGCGTGTGAAAAGGTCTTCTGAAAGTGATGATGAAGCCACAAGTGAAAAGCCGGCAAAGACAGCCACTTTGTCTTCTTCTGAGAGTGCAGCATTGGCAGATAAGAGTGTTGAGGAAGAGACTAAGGAGGATAAGCCAACTGAGGAAGAACCAAAGACTGAAAACACTGAGAAACTGCTTAGCAGCACTGAGGAGCCCAAAAAGAAAATGGACACCTCTGTCTCCTGGGAGGCTTTGATGTGTATGGGCGGACCTAAAAAGAGGACCAGGAAGACCTCTGATTCTGATGATGAGGAGACCAAGATTGAGGAGGAGTTGCAAGCACCTGTAGAAGAAGAAGTGGAGAGCAAAACTGAGGCTGCAATAGAAACCTCTCAAAACGCAGAGTGTGAAGGAGAGGTTTCTCCTCCTGAACCTGCAAGCAGCCCCCAGGAGAGGGAGTCTGCCTGGGACACACTAAAACGTATGGTTATGCCAAAGAATAAGGCCAAAAGTGAGGAAAAGCCTGAAGAGTCAACAGAACAAGTCCAGTCAGACAGTGAAGCACCAAAAGACGAGTCATCATTCTCATTGAAGAAGTTCTTGCCTGGACGCAGAAAGAAGAAGTCTGAAAAACAAGCATCTGCAGAACAGGGGTCAGGTGAGGAGGACTCTGATACCCCAGCTGTGGTTCCTCTATCAGAGTATAATGAGCAACCTGTTGAAGCAGAACAGGAAacaccaacagaaccagctgTAGATGTGGTTGCTGAACCAGCTGTGGTTCAGACTAAATTGTCTGCTGAAGAAAGATCTCCATCATGGATCCCAGCCATTGTGGAAGATACTGATCATAAACTTGATGATTTGAGTGACATTCCAGAGGAAGCCGAAAATGCTGTCACACCTAAATCTGTTGACACTGACATAACAGAGGAAGAAATTAAGAGTGAATCTCTGGATGCCATAGAGCAAAAACTATCCATTGCTGAGGTGAAGCCTGTAATTGCAGCTGCAGAAGCTACTCCTGTTCCTCAAGAACCCACACCAGAGAGTGTCACAAAGATTATTGAGGACATAGAAGTTAGTGAAATTCCAACCAAGATAACTGTAACCACTGACGATGTACCAACACAGGTAGTCTCTGAAAAGACAGAATGTCTACTAGAAGCCGAGTCCAAAACCAATATCATCCTGGAGTCACATAGTTGTGAAGACGCTGTAGCCATCTGCACTGGCCTAGAAACCAAGGACATTGCTGAAATAGCCACAGAGGAACCTGTAATACCCATTATAGAGAGTGTTGGCGTGATGTGTGATACTATAAGCACAAATGTACCAGAAGTAGAGCCACAACCAAGTCCAGAGGAAGCCATTGTTACAGAAGATGTAGtggtcatgacccaagtgcAGCAATCTGAAACCATTGTGGTTGAGTCTACTGTTGAAACATCCTTGGGTGAAGTAATGGACATTCAAGAAGCCAGTGAGAACTGTGAAGCTGAAATTGAAACTGCAATGATTGACATAACAGAAGAGAATGAGTTAATCACCCATGTAACTATACCAAGCCAGGAGGTTCCCGTCATCACAGAAACAGTGGTCCTTGTGGCCCCAGAGTCTGACCATGTGCCAACGTCTGAAGTTGTTACTGTCATTGAGACAATTGGCGATGAGCAAATGCAAGTGCAGGAAATCAATGAGAAGGATTCAGCTATAGAGACCATGGAAGCAACTACACTTCAGACGGTAGATTCAGAGGTTTGTGATGTCATTGACCAGGCAACTGAGAAGACGGATGAAATCAAGAAGGAAGTCCAGGAGGAGACTGAAATTGAGGCTCAGAGCATGGTCATTGCCCAGGCTGTCATTCAGGATGCAATGGGTAGAGTGTCAGACAATGCGCCTGAGCCGAATGACCCCACAAATGCTGCAATCACCATACATGAATCAGCTCAAGCTGTAGCAACAACAGAGAAAGAAATTGAGCTCTCAACCGATAATGCTGTTATCAGTGACGTCTCCGTTATGGTAGCCTGTGAAAAGTCACCTGAGACACTCTGTGTTGCCATGGAGGTCATTGACACAGTACTTGTAGAGGATGTAACAAGCCTTGACACTTCTGTagcagaggagaaaagagaagaggagtTGAATAAAGCTATGGAGGTAAATGTAAGTGAAGAGATTGTCACAGTAGAAGAAGTGGTGGAGATAAAGACAGAAagtgagacagagaaagacCAGGTTGAAGAAGAACAGAGCAAAGGCACAGATTTTCAGGAAACAGATGCTaatgaagaagctgaagaagtagAGCCACAATCAGAAGAAGAAACGTCAAAGGCTCCTTCAAAGGAGGACGACGAAAAAGTACTAGAGATTCACACACCAGTCCAAGTGGTCCTGCAGACAGCTCAGGAAATTGAAGAACCATTAGTGGAAgtggaggctgtgacggagatcGACAGTGCCAAAGCTGAGAGCACCGCAAGCGAAGACAAACCCGCAACTCTGATAGAGGAATGTCAACTGACAACGTCAGCAGAGATGTCCGCTCCTTGTCAAGTCACACTGGCAGAACCCAACCACCAGAACGCAGAGAAATCATCATCCGTAAAGTGTGCAGAGGTGATGGCACAGGTGATCGAAGTGATCGAGGAGGCAGTCAAGGAAATCGAGCCTCTGTCCACAGAGATCACAACAGCATCATGAGCAGGTGAGAATCAGCCAGCAAATTAATATATGTTATGAGAACTTTAAATACATTCCaacaatgaaatttttttagatttaaaaaaaataaaaaaattttaaattgtaaagtTAAGGATACTAAAAGTAAAAtcagttatttttaaattcctttgtTGGCCTGTCAAGCTATTTTCTCATGGTGGCTTTTTGAAACATCAATGGGCCCTACATTTATTAGGGGCTAGGGGAGGGAATTTGCTCACTAGCCAGATGAAACAGCTTTTGTTCAGGCTATGAGTAACCAGGAGACCTTAGATATCAAAGCAGGAATGCCGACGTTGACCCCTTCTTTGTAGGCCGGGGTCTGAAAGGGAAGCGGTGTGTGAGGGGCAGATGAACTTGTGCTGAAAGACTGATTATGATTCCTCTGCTCCCTCCTCATGTTTTCCTTCTATCATGGGCTCTGTGTGGAGTCAAGAAACCATGTTGGATTTGTTAGATTCAATTACAAGAGCTCAAAGAGCGCAAGTTAGCTTTTGTAATTGTTTTGACTGAAGTACATTGCATTATAAAATACCTATTACACATAAAAACCTGTTAAACTGATAACAATCTGTTCCAGTAGTTTTGAACAAGATTGGTTCTTTCAAGTTTGGAAAATAGCATCcacatttaatcattttaaaaattaggaACCGGATGGTTTGTTTTTCTAGGTCTGAAAAGTAGATTAAAAGTAATCAAGTAGAAGAACTATATTACTGAATATCTGATCCATTAAGCAGTTCTGTTGCCAATCAGATGCTTTTCGTACAGAGTACTGTAGATGTTGTCTGGTCTTGCTCCTTAtatctgtttttttcctttcctccaCAGCTTCAAGACTGATGCCTGGGAGACTTGCTGTCTGGACCAGGACGTGAGTTatgagggatggagagagagagaatgaggcATCGCTGTGGTAACCCTGGGCTCCACACGTCCTGCCCAGAGAGATTGAGTGACGAGCAGAGGCTAAGATGCCACCTCCCTTTCCTCCTGTACTCCAACCCCATCCTACAGCGCTGTCACACAAAATGACACTGCACCACCACATCCTCACCCAATTTTTCACTCTCACACATTAAAGCATGTCCTGTGCCTATGAAGCATCCTGCCTAGCTTGTAATCTGTGACATAGCAGTCTGATCGAGTGTGTATCTGTTCAAATGTATGTTTGTAGAGCAGCGAGTGTGAGGTGGTGACAGACAGTGAAGACGTGGAGGATTTTTATCATGTATATTATATTTAAGTCTTGAATATTCTTTCATTCAACTccaagtctttgtttttttcagtttatcacTCTGATTTGTTATTGTATGAATGTTGCAGATTTTTAAATGTCCCATACTATGCTGTGATTCATTGAGCATTTTAGAGCAACATCATGACAGTCAGGTTAGCAGCTGATGCTATTTAAAAGTAAGCCACTAAAGTAAAGGTGAGACTGTTGTAACTGGCACTGGTGGATCACAGCTTTATTTGTGATGTTCATTGATTACTTTCTGACCAAGACTGTAGCAGTAATAACTAAACCATGGTACAAGTGTGATTCCACTGATAACCACAACAACTGACAGAAGGCTCAACAAGGGCAAATAGGCGGATTAATTCTCATGTCATATTGTGTTCAGTCTGCACCCCGGTGCAGTGTTTAATACTCACTAATGTTCTTCAAGACTAAAATCATTGCTTGACTTATTGTGAAAATAACATTGTTACACATTGTTTCTAGGAAAAATGCAATAAAGTACTACTATAGCATCTATATTTGATCATGTGACACAGGTATTTACTGATGAACCGTACCAGTTTACCATTGGAAGATATCCAGATGTTTGCTTGGTACTGTATAACATACATAATTCCAATTTGTGACACTGGAAGGTCATTCTGCACAGTCATATGCAAGTACCAATCTCTTAAATGCTGGTGATGTTCAAAGTGTGGAAACGccatgcttttttcttttactgtgaACGACCAATTTGACTCATTGCTTGTGTGTAGGAGGTCCCAAACTTTCCTTTTCAAGCCATCTTTATATTTTTGGTAAAAATATTCCCTCTGTTgctgacaaaaataattaaacctgCAGTCTTCATGCGTATGTTTCAGGTAGTTTCAACAAGGGTGATGTATAAAGaatagtttttttctttgcagttttATGCAACTGCTTGACATGTTCTTCATCCAGCATGATAGCTTATGTGAGTTCCACAGACACTTGTAGACACACTTGCAGGGCATGTAGAGAGGCTCAGACTGGATGgtgccaagaaaaaaaagacagtattATCCTAAATTTGAAAGCCAAGTCAACATCAGCGTCAGTGAGCTCATGAGAATCATCATGAAACAGAGTCAAGCACCTGACCTAAAGAACAAGTACAGGGTTTAATAGAGTACTGAGACACAGTTTGTTAAAGAAAGGAACACCTGAAAAATTCCTGGGGTCCAGTTTAACCACCAGATCAAATAGGTGATTGTGGGCAAATTTAGTGTTTCTTTTCTACCAAATTTGACAACATTGCACTGAGTCAATCCTTCAGATAtcttgctgttgttgctgttacTTGGGACCTGACGCAGCAGCTCTGAAATCAGCTCTATGACCAAATTAGAGGGAGAACAGGAAGTACACGCCCACTATCCCccatcatttttatatttgctataagtaaaaataaaaagactgaatgaatattttcactATCGCTGTATAATGTGAAGTGTTGAGGCACCCGTCCATTTCAGGCCTCACTGCTTTAGAGACACATATAACTGTGAACCTATTAACATATGTACAGATTGTTTAACTACTGTATGTACTTAGATAATATTGTGATATTAACTCATAACCTGCAGCCATTTAACTTAATATTCACATTGCATGGTTTTAGCTGTCCTTTATCATTTAAAACTGTTTATTGTAAGAATACAGAAAATTTGTCTATATTTCATTCAATAAAGAGAAAATTgatgtgtgttctgtgtggaTCTCTGAAATTGATAAAATGGGACTACAAACAATGACACCTACATTTTATATCTGAACCTACGGCTGTGACTTTAATGAGTGGAGGCTGCTATGCTACTCACTGACAGCAGTACAGCACCTTTAAGTTGTTGTTGATGACTACACTTAAATATATCACCTGCTCTTAAATTGTCCGTGCTCTAGAAACTATTGATCTTTATGCTAAATGATTCAATGCATAACATTAATGCTGTAGAGGTTAAGACAAGGTGGAAAAAAGACCCACACATATAAAAaggcatgtttttatttcttcattgaaaaaaataaagttgtttgtACAGAAAATTACATTCCTGAGAACAAGGATTGATCACAGTAGATGTCAGATGAGCATTGGGGATTAGAATCATGGGATGGACATAAATGATTGACAGAAAGAGAATCCTCGTTTTCCTGAGATACTGAGATGTTGAGATgaacacacacgtacaaacTTTACATGACTGCTGTGGCAGAAGACCAATAACTTGAACTGAGCGGGGATTTAGACTTTTCATGACTGCATATTTTGGGGTATTAACTGAGCTCAGAAAATGAATGTCAGTAGTATAGCATCTCAATTCCCTCAAcagaaatcaatcaaatcaaagcaCAAGTATCCTTTCTGTCTGGTCAGTACTTACCACTTACATTCACAGATCTTTATTTTCAACATGAACCCAAATGTGAAGGAATATTGATTTTCTGATACCCCACAAGAATATTCTAAAAATTTTTTCCTCCAATTAGAAAGCCTTGCCCCTCACCAGACCATGAACACAAGTAGATGAACAGCGCCACCCAGCCAAATCCGTGGCTCATTGCACCAAAGCAGAGACTTCTCAGCTCTTCATTAAGCTATGCTGTTGCTAATACTATTAGGATTTTAAGAAATCCAATAAGAACAAATTAGAATTGACTCATTTTAATACAACAAATCTGTATTTGGGGCTAGTTGAAATTGACACAAACTAACCCTAGGGATGGGCAGATATAGTCAAAACAATACATGCAACCAGACAAGACACATATCCAAGATCGCATGTGTTTTAAAGTAGGATCGTACATTACTGTATGTTAAAATACCTAAATTATTAATTCCGGCATGAGAAAGACCACCTATCCCTGCTGTGTCACATAACATCATGGAAGGCTGCTTGAACTTGAGGAATTATGAGATCAatcatttttgtcttctttttcagGCATGGGGGTTGTATGAATCACATGGATTCTCCACATGCATACACCTTTgtaaaaataaggaaaatatagttgataaaaacatgttgaatttATTCCCCActacaagaaacaaaaaaccaaaTTCAGACAGTTTAAAGAACTCCTTAAAGTAACTTCATCTTAACGCTCTAATGTGTAAATATTGAAGAAGCACCTCATCTCTTAACTATGTGTTATTATCCTGCACCTCACCTCAGAAAAGTTGCAAAATCACAATTTaagtggaaaacattttttcaaatgaGCACAAACCTGATCATTTAGGTGTCAGTCTAAATGATAAATGTATGCCCAAACAACCTGAACTATGCTACTTTTTCACTTCACGTTGCAGCATGACTACTTCTGTAAAACATTATTTGAACATGTTTATAACAACTTTTCACAATTTCCAGTCATCAGTAGTACATAGAATGTGTTTCTATAATTTCAAACATGTTATGTTGGTGTAAGCTATAATAAATAGCATCATTTATATCGCTATACATATGAATGCAGTCATGCATATTTTGCAAGCAGCTTTCCTTTAAAGCTAACTCCTGTGTCACAATGTGATCCCTGCCTCTATCTATGAGCTCCACACTGACCGATGGAGCCTTCAAACTATGTCTGCCTCATATACGTTTCACTATGCTACCTCAACATTCTTCCCTATACATAAATGAATACTGCTTGTAACTACTACTTTTTGattcaaagaaaaggaaacaaatacaaatgtcaGACGGCCTGCTACAATACAGAGAATCCATTTGCTCAGAGCCAACAAGAGAGTATCAATTAAATTAAGAGTCTTAAAATCTAAACAATctttaaaatctaatttttatccTATTTTCTTGAACGAAATTAAAGACGAGTTCCTCACGCCCACCCCGAATACATAAACATTTGTCTAAACCAATGTAAATCGTTTTCTGAGAGCTATTTTTCTATTAACATACATACAACTTGCAATATAAAGTAATATTTGTGAATATGGCATTGAATAGAAAATTAGAAATTAAGGTCAAACACAGATTAAGGGCTTTAAGGAGTAAATTTAAGCAAATGAGTATAAAGACTAGATGTACAGTATCGTATAGTCATACCTTGATGACCTGATGACTGTACATCCCTTTGAATGGAACAAATTGTTTCTTCCATCAGTTACTAAAGGGTTGAACATaagcaaataacaaaaaaccAGACAAGAACAAAAGTGGCTCAACTGTAAACACAATTAAAACTCTTGAATGTTGTAACCAACTTTCAGAGTCCAAACTCCCATAACGAAGAGCAATTGTGCTTTATTACGGTGTTATGAAACAAGGACAATAATGACatcaaagaggaaaaaagttTAGATTTATAAAAGACGCAAATGGTGGTCAAAGCATGACATCAATGTGTTCATTCTGCTGAGTCAAACTAAGAATGGATGGAAGACAAACGTACTGAATATTGTGCCACTGCTCAATAGAGAGCAGATTGTGTCAGCCTAGAATAAAGTGTGCTTATTGCTGTAATTATAATCTAGACCGGTGTTCAAAATCAGCATCTCATTTATGACCAAGAACAAACAATTCTGCCGTGCAGGCCCTGCGGGATTCTAAGCTGGCAACATTTCCTCCACCTCAGATCTAATGCACACGGTTTATGTAATAACCTGCAGTCTCCTCTGCCACCATCTGTCCCCTCCTCTTTCCATCCTAACTCTCTGGTACAGCCTGACGTGGGAGAGTCTCTCATCAATGTGACCAAAAATTAAAtgggatgaaaaaaagaaagttctCGCTCTCTACATTACTCCTTCATTGGTATTCTACTTAAATCAATTGAAATGTTAATTTCTGCTTGCTTTACTAATGAGGTTGACAGAACCCCCGAAAGTGAGGTTCCAACTAGCCTAATTACGTAGATATTAAGTATACCTTCTATCAAAgtcagagcaaaaaaaaaaaaagttttgagtaatggaccaaaaaaaaccttaaactTCGAGAAACTGTTTTAGTAGAGTGAGTGCCACCAACAAACATCCCTGACAAACTTCATTTTATCTTACCTATCATCATAATATAGAAAATAACCAcgttttaaaaattacaaaaaggaCAGTTTTGGCTTTACTCAACAAAGATTTCCTCTGCCTTTATGGGTTCCATTGGGGTGCCAGAGTTGGACAAATCAGAGCCTTCATCTTTGGAATATTCTTCACGCTGGACAATAACCCCTGTGCCTATGCTTCCCTGCAGCCCTGCCAATCCCCCTTGGGTGAAGCACAAGTGTTTGATCACCTCATTGGGGTGGGAGAAGGTGGTTGCACAAATGTTACACTTGTACGGCTTTGCCGAGCCCAGGAACAACGCTTCCATCTGGCCGCCATCTTCCCCTGCGGCGCACAACTCCATGCTCTGTCGGTCCACCATGGTGTAGGCGTCGGGACCCTGGGTAAGGCACACGTGGCGTGCTGCTTGGTTGGCTCGACAGAAGCTCTTGCCACAAGCGCTGCATTTGAAGGGCTTGCCTGTGTGGATGTACATGTGTTCACGCCAGTGGCTCTTCTGAATGAACTTACGTCCGCAGGTGGAGCACTCATACTTCCGCCTCTTCACTTCCC from the Antennarius striatus isolate MH-2024 chromosome 19, ASM4005453v1, whole genome shotgun sequence genome contains:
- the akap12b gene encoding A-kinase anchor protein 12b isoform X1, which gives rise to MGAESSAQRDGTSQEDASASASAPASAEVLQEGGSVPDIKLLQKNGQVSSISSLSGHPQDDTEVGQPDGVSVAQKEEASENMDTIQDEVAPQVNVEKESPDVGDISVVEEKAAEEKPDDTNEVGFKKIFRFVGFKFTLKKDKSEEKDPVKLLTVKDKEGEEVSKANELTKEEEVVTVEEKSTAEKIEVDSEASTVKAEVNGDADKAETADAPAEDTAIEVIDEKVKEGETEKETETTQPVQETTLSSFRKLFNGGLFSNLRKKASIKKTKDEEDKETAVEEETVKLEETSATVEEKVEKDEVEQEPKEAVPVTTVEEETEPKEATLEVVKSETDSSVMAETPAETPAETTTTEEPKQEKAKAEACAEEEKAPAVVLVEPELLSSQEKSKPQGSPLKKLFTGAGLKKLSTKKQKTKKDNESKLTESGEQVTEQLQSSSDSADAPKAESGPSSPEDSGEHVIAVAVPQTESSQETDVEVASDGEKKKEGIIAWSSFKKLVTPKRRVKRSSESDDEATSEKPAKTATLSSSESAALADKSVEEETKEDKPTEEEPKTENTEKLLSSTEEPKKKMDTSVSWEALMCMGGPKKRTRKTSDSDDEETKIEEELQAPVEEEVESKTEAAIETSQNAECEGEVSPPEPASSPQERESAWDTLKRMVMPKNKAKSEEKPEESTEQVQSDSEAPKDESSFSLKKFLPGRRKKKSEKQASAEQGSGEEDSDTPAVVPLSEYNEQPVEAEQETPTEPAVDVVAEPAVVQTKLSAEERSPSWIPAIVEDTDHKLDDLSDIPEEAENAVTPKSVDTDITEEEIKSESLDAIEQKLSIAEVKPVIAAAEATPVPQEPTPESVTKIIEDIEVSEIPTKITVTTDDVPTQVVSEKTECLLEAESKTNIILESHSCEDAVAICTGLETKDIAEIATEEPVIPIIESVGVMCDTISTNVPEVEPQPSPEEAIVTEDVVVMTQVQQSETIVVESTVETSLGEVMDIQEASENCEAEIETAMIDITEENELITHVTIPSQEVPVITETVVLVAPESDHVPTSEVVTVIETIGDEQMQVQEINEKDSAIETMEATTLQTVDSEVCDVIDQATEKTDEIKKEVQEETEIEAQSMVIAQAVIQDAMGRVSDNAPEPNDPTNAAITIHESAQAVATTEKEIELSTDNAVISDVSVMVACEKSPETLCVAMEVIDTVLVEDVTSLDTSVAEEKREEELNKAMEVNVSEEIVTVEEVVEIKTESETEKDQVEEEQSKGTDFQETDANEEAEEVEPQSEEETSKAPSKEDDEKVLEIHTPVQVVLQTAQEIEEPLVEVEAVTEIDSAKAESTASEDKPATLIEECQLTTSAEMSAPCQVTLAEPNHQNAEKSSSVKCAEVMAQVIEVIEEAVKEIEPLSTEITTAS
- the akap12b gene encoding A-kinase anchor protein 12b isoform X2, whose protein sequence is MLGTITLTVGQPDGVSVAQKEEASENMDTIQDEVAPQVNVEKESPDVGDISVVEEKAAEEKPDDTNEVGFKKIFRFVGFKFTLKKDKSEEKDPVKLLTVKDKEGEEVSKANELTKEEEVVTVEEKSTAEKIEVDSEASTVKAEVNGDADKAETADAPAEDTAIEVIDEKVKEGETEKETETTQPVQETTLSSFRKLFNGGLFSNLRKKASIKKTKDEEDKETAVEEETVKLEETSATVEEKVEKDEVEQEPKEAVPVTTVEEETEPKEATLEVVKSETDSSVMAETPAETPAETTTTEEPKQEKAKAEACAEEEKAPAVVLVEPELLSSQEKSKPQGSPLKKLFTGAGLKKLSTKKQKTKKDNESKLTESGEQVTEQLQSSSDSADAPKAESGPSSPEDSGEHVIAVAVPQTESSQETDVEVASDGEKKKEGIIAWSSFKKLVTPKRRVKRSSESDDEATSEKPAKTATLSSSESAALADKSVEEETKEDKPTEEEPKTENTEKLLSSTEEPKKKMDTSVSWEALMCMGGPKKRTRKTSDSDDEETKIEEELQAPVEEEVESKTEAAIETSQNAECEGEVSPPEPASSPQERESAWDTLKRMVMPKNKAKSEEKPEESTEQVQSDSEAPKDESSFSLKKFLPGRRKKKSEKQASAEQGSGEEDSDTPAVVPLSEYNEQPVEAEQETPTEPAVDVVAEPAVVQTKLSAEERSPSWIPAIVEDTDHKLDDLSDIPEEAENAVTPKSVDTDITEEEIKSESLDAIEQKLSIAEVKPVIAAAEATPVPQEPTPESVTKIIEDIEVSEIPTKITVTTDDVPTQVVSEKTECLLEAESKTNIILESHSCEDAVAICTGLETKDIAEIATEEPVIPIIESVGVMCDTISTNVPEVEPQPSPEEAIVTEDVVVMTQVQQSETIVVESTVETSLGEVMDIQEASENCEAEIETAMIDITEENELITHVTIPSQEVPVITETVVLVAPESDHVPTSEVVTVIETIGDEQMQVQEINEKDSAIETMEATTLQTVDSEVCDVIDQATEKTDEIKKEVQEETEIEAQSMVIAQAVIQDAMGRVSDNAPEPNDPTNAAITIHESAQAVATTEKEIELSTDNAVISDVSVMVACEKSPETLCVAMEVIDTVLVEDVTSLDTSVAEEKREEELNKAMEVNVSEEIVTVEEVVEIKTESETEKDQVEEEQSKGTDFQETDANEEAEEVEPQSEEETSKAPSKEDDEKVLEIHTPVQVVLQTAQEIEEPLVEVEAVTEIDSAKAESTASEDKPATLIEECQLTTSAEMSAPCQVTLAEPNHQNAEKSSSVKCAEVMAQVIEVIEEAVKEIEPLSTEITTAS